One genomic region from Apodemus sylvaticus chromosome 1, mApoSyl1.1, whole genome shotgun sequence encodes:
- the LOC127691410 gene encoding mas-related G-protein coupled receptor member B4-like produces MGSTTPAWNINNTVVNESYYTENFSCIIRFNTLEFLTAIISVVGLAGNAIVLWLLTFHMHRNAFSTYVLNLAGADFLQLCTQIVFSLHCVLQVNDRIFMFLIIVFIFAYLAGLCMIAAISSERCLSVMWPIWYHCQRPRHTSAIMCALLWAFSLLLSLLFGEGCGFLFSHYEYYFCINSRFIITAFVIVFSVVPSVSSLALLVKIICGSHRIPVTRFYVTITLTVVVFTLFGLPYGISWFLLLWIVDIQNISSYNEVIMFLSCVNSCANPIIYFLVGSIRHCKLQSQTLKQVLQRAMQDTPEEEGGERGPSQRSGELEIVGAVVE; encoded by the coding sequence ATGGGTTCAACAACCCCAGCCTGGAACATTAACAACACAGTAGTGAATGAAAGTTACTACACcgaaaatttctcctgtattaTCAGGTTCAATACCCTGGAATTTCTTACTGCCATCATTTCTGTGGTTGGACTGGCAGGAAATGCCATAGTGCTGTGGCTTCTAACCTTCCACATGCATAGGAATGCCTTCTCCACCTATGTCCTCAACCTGGCTGGTGCTGATTTTTTGCAACTTTGCACTCAGATTGTGTTTTCTCTGCATTGTGTCCTTCAGGTAAATGACAGAATCTTTATGTTTCTCATCATTGTATTCATATTTGCTTACCTTGCAGGTTTATGTATGATTGCAGCCATCAGTTCTGAGCGCTGCCTATCTGTTATGTGGCCCATCTGGTATCACTGTCAAAGACCAAGACACACATCAGCCATCATGTGTGCTCTTCTCTGGGCTTTCTCTCTACTGCTGAGCCTCCTGTTTGGGGAAGGGTGTGGCTTTCTGTTCAGTCATTATGAATATTATTTCTGTATTAATTCTCGCTTTATCATTACTGCATTCGTAATTGTATTTTCTGTGGTTCCTTCTGTGTCCAGCCTAGCCCTGTTGGTAAAGATCATCTGTGGCTCACACAGGATTCCTGTGACCAGGTTCTATGTGACCATTACTCTTACAGTGGTAGTCTTCACATTGTTTGGTCTACCCTATGGGATCTCTTGGTTCCTCTTGCTATGGATTGTGGATATTCAAAATATTTCCTCTTACAATGAAGTGATAATGTTCCTGTCTTGTGTTAATAGCTGTGCCAACCCCATCATTTACTTCCTCGTTGGCTCCATTAGGCACTGCAAGTTGCAATCTCAGACTCTGAAGCAAGTTCTTCAGAGAGCCATGCAGGATACCCCTGAGGAAGAGGGTGGAGAGAGGGGTCCTTCACAAAGGTCTGGGGAACTGGAAATAGTTGGTGCAGTAGTTGAGTGA